The Balaenoptera musculus isolate JJ_BM4_2016_0621 chromosome 5, mBalMus1.pri.v3, whole genome shotgun sequence region TTTGAGGCTAATCAATCTATCAACAATGATTTCTTGACAGACTTCTTGGGGACACGGTGTTTAGGTGGCAATTCTTTATAAGGCATCAGGGAGATTATATTTCCCCTGCTGAAAGGCACAGCAATCAAGTCACATATTTGCTGAATGTCCTCCAAAAGGAGATAATTGTGCTAGAGggccagaaaaatataaagaaatagcaGGCTTGTTTTCTGCTCTCCAGAAGGCAACATTTCATCAACATTAACTGAGTGCCTAGCATGTGCCAGGCAGAGTACTTAGTAGTGGGGATTCAAGGGGGTATAAGAGGGACACTTGCAAAAGTCAAGTCAGTTCAGAGATATAAGCCAGAGAACACCGTCCCTGCCTGGGGCATCTTACAATCTTGCTTAGCAGATAAAATTTACACCCATTAAACAATTAGAGGCTAATACAAGGTAATAGTTAATCAGTTGTTAAATTGGGCAGAGCAAGCTGTTACTGCTGTTTCAATAGCAGTATGAAACCACGAACAAATTAACAAATCACTGGGTCCAAGCTTCTTTAAACAAAGATGATatgggctttttttctttcttttaaagatagACGTTGGCACTGAGATGGTACTGGATTGGGGCTTATGATTGTTTATTCTTCTCACTACTGGAGCCACAAAGGAGTTACAGAAGTAGAAGAACCTGCAAGCACTAAAGAGACCTCTCTCAGGCAAGCCAGGGTTCGGCAAGACATCCTCCATCTCGTATCATCTTTGTCACGGGTACCAAAGTTTCCGGCTGTTAAACGAGTGGCCAGAATGCATCTTCTTGCTGAACAGAGGAACAGTTATCACTGTGCATCGAGCAGAAATCTAGGTGCAGAAAAGAGAAAGTCCATTGCTTTGGAAGACAAGCCTATCTCTAGAATTACAGATGCTACAATTTGCAAGCCAAACGTAAAGACAAGGTTCCAGTTGAAGCAATcgcttccttttcttctcaggTTTCCTGTTCCACCTCCAAGCCGTtgctttcacttttctttcacCTCCAGCCAAATCCTATTCAAAATCCACTTTGACCCCTTTTCCCTGACACCTACCTACTCCTATAGCCTGATTTATACCTTTTAACATCCAAACCTCACAATTTACCATTTATTTACAGAATGTCGTTACTGTCTAATTTTCACCCATTCAGGACTTCAAGCGTCTGATAGGCAGCAgtgagctttggaatcagacaaaccTGGTGGAAAGAGCAACTCCACGATATTTCAGCTGCGCGACCTGTAGACAAGATAATCTGTCCTaggtttccaaaggggaaactGGGGACCACGTAATAAACCcgcctcacagggttgttggtGGCGGCGGGAGACTGAAATAACAGGTCAGCCATTGCGCGGTGTCCGGCACACAGATACGTAGTCATCCCAGGGGAGAACTGGCCCCAGGCTCTGGGCGTGTATTCTAAGCGTGTTCCTGGCTTAGGAAAATTGCATCGCACTTTGCACGGTGGATTGATTTCATCTTCCGACAAATCCCTAACTCTGTGGGGCGCCCAGCACAGACGCACACTAGGATCCGTCCACCCGGGCCCTCTCCATCCCAGAAGCAAATCCGCCCTTCTTAAGAGTCTGGCTCCTTCCGCATCacctttttctcccccttctccccggCAGCCAGGACAACCCACGACACCACCCCCGCTCCAACCCGGAGAACCGGATCTGGTCCCTCGAGTGAGGCCAGCAGCGCGCCTGCGCCGCCCGGCAGCCTCGCGCATGCCCGCTGTCTCCTGCCGCTTTTCCCCAGGTGCGCGAGCTCTCAGGCTCCCGCGGTTCCGGGACGCCGCGCGCGGCTGCCCTCGCGGCTTCCGGCTCCCCCTCCGTGGGCGGTGCGTCCTTGCACCCGGCAGCCAGGCGATGACGTTGTGACGCGGGCGGGCTGTGGGTGGGCGTGGAGCGagagcagggatgggggtggagaagTGGGGAGCTCCAGCCTGTGGTTAACCGAGAGGAGCTTTGTCTTGCGACTCGCACCGCCCACGGAATTTCTCCGGTCCGCCTGTGACCTGTAGGGCGGTTGCAAGTAGGATTTCTCACCTTTGACTTCGTGTCCCTGGAATGTCGGGGGCTGACTGAACATCATCCGAGAGCCCGCTTCATTTGCTCATCCTGGTTAAGCCCCTCGGAGAAATGCAAAGAGCTCCCTTTGGTGGAAGCACCGTTGCGTACCAACCCTTTTATGTTTTCCCACTGACTCCCCACACTAGCTTGCGAAGGAATCGAGGCCCCGAGAACTTTGGAAACACGTCCAAAGTGATACTGCTTATATGATGGTTCCAGTATCTGATCAGTGAAGCCTCCGCGTATAAATATGGCGCTcaaattgttgaataaattaaagcACTAAAAAATAGTGACACATTGGAAGTAACTCATTGGCAAGATTCTTTCTCCCTAAAGCCAATAAggcatggaatattactcacctaATCCAGGGAAGGTGGTAAACCTCATACCATCTTTCTGCTTGAGTGGAGAAAGGAAGTCTCCTAAAAGGTGTCGTGCATCCAGTGtaggaaataaaaaactaataatttttaatgtactaacataccttttttaaaagacaccCATCAGAGCAAAAGCAAGTCAACTTTGCCCACCAAAGCTATGGGAGtcagcaggctctggggtcaTTTCTATTACTAAAGATGTTGGCCCTGGTACTGCTTAATCTGAGGTGTTACATGAATACTAATGATCATGTAGTATCTGATAAGTGCAAAAGCAGTAGGAGTTGACAGTTCCTGAAAAAAGAGTGGAATTGTGATGGAGATAAAAGAAGAGGTATTCATAATTGAAAATGATGAGAGAATAAgaattgcttcatttgcacacAGATGACCTCCTTGGATAGTACTGACAATTCTGAAGATAAAAAGGCAAATTATACAACAGGTAAAACATGATACGCCTATGCTCTTGACAGCAAGAGACTGGAAAAGTGATTGATGGAATGGAAAAACCTTGGAGTATGATGGAAGAGATAAGCTTCTAAGTCAGATGCCTACTAACCTAATCTGAAGTCAGTTAAGACCAAGTATTTGTTCTGGAACTAAAGCTTAGGAtggtaaattttttgttttccgGCAA contains the following coding sequences:
- the LOC118895778 gene encoding uncharacterized protein LOC118895778 — translated: MREAAGRRRRAAGLTRGTRSGSPGWSGGGVVGCPGCRGEGGEKGDAEGARLLRRADLLLGWRGPGWTDPSVRLCWAPHRVRDLSEDEINPPCKVRCNFPKPGTRLEYTPRAWGQFSPGMTTYLCAGHRAMADLLFQSPAATNNPVRRVYYVVPSFPFGNLGQIILSTGRAAEISWSCSFHQISARCTVITVPLFSKKMHSGHSFNSRKLWYP